The following is a genomic window from Mycoplasma bradburyae.
TAAAGGTTTAATTGAATTGTTAAAATATTGCGTTCAGAAATAGACTTCTAAATAAGGAGCTATATGTTGGTATGTTGTAGATCAACGTAATGAGCCTAGAGTAGAATTACCATTCGGGTTTCAGTCGGGAATTGAAATTCTAGCTGATTGTGGATTATTAAAATTAAACTTAATTTTATTATTAGATAGGTTTTCAATAGCATTTTTAAGATTATTTCAATAATCTGATTGCGATAAACTAAAACCCACATCTAATGATTTATAGTTAGCAATAAAAGGTTTGGTGCTAGTTGCTCCATATGAATCTAATGCTTTAAGTCAAGTATCGTAATTAACTTGGATATCTCTTAAACCTGAAGCATCTTTAATAACAAAACTTTTATTTTTATCAATATAAGGACTATCAACTTGCGAGTTTCTAGCACAAGAAGAAACAATAGTTGCGCATAATAAACCGCTAATAGTTAAAAACCTTCTCGTTTTTTTTAATAATTTGTTATTTTTCATTATTCTTAATATCTTCTATTAATTCTAACTAACAAACAGCAGTTTTTGTTAAATAACGCTTTTCTAAAATTTGTAATAAAAAACTTCAAGCTTAACGCTTGAAGTTATATTAGATATAAACTATAAAGCAAAACTATTCAGCAGTTTTTTCTTCTGTTGGTTTAGCTTCTTCTGTTTTAACTTGTTTTTTGTTAAAACCAGTACGATCACGGTTAACTACTGTTCTAGTTTCTTTTTTAACTAATTGTGGAATGTCAATTTCTTCATCCGGTTTGTAAGCAAACTTAGGAGCATTACCATTAGCAATAGCAACAGCATCACCTAATAAGTTAAGTAATAATGTAACCGAACGAATGTTGTAGTTATTAGCTGGAATTGGTAAAGTGATGATATTAGGATCAGAGTTAGTGTTACATAAAGCAATAACTGGAATCTTTAATTTTCTAGCTTCAGTAACTGCATTTTTTTCTTTAACTGGGTCATCAATAACTATAACGTGAGGAAGTCCTTGCATGTCTTTTATACCGCCAAAGAACTTTTCAAGTTTAGCTAATTTTTTCATGATCATGATTTGTTCTTTTTTAGTATATTTAGTCAAATCATTATCACGAGTATGAATCAATTTCTTAAGTTGATTAATTGAATTACCAATAGTTTTAAAGTTAGTTAAAGTACCACCTAATCATCTTTGATTAATGTAGTAAGTATTAGTTCTTTCAGCTATTGATTGAATTAATTCTTGAACGCCTTTAGATTTAGTTCCTACGAATAAAATGTTCTTTTTAGCTTTAGCTGCTTCTGTTAAGTAGTTAAAAGCATCGTGCAATCTTTGATTTAAAATATCAGAGTTAATTAAATCGAATTGTGCACTGAATTGTGACATATTTCTAGGAATAATGTAAGGCTTCATTTTAGGGTTTCATTTACGTTTAGCTACCCCGTTAAAAGCACCAACATCTAAAAGTTTTGTGTGAGTTACTAGAACTTTTTCTGTTGAATTTGCAGGCACTTGTTCTTCTTTATTTTGAACTGTTGATTGTGCAGGTGATTCTTCTGCTTTTACAGCTTGTGCTGATTCAACATTTATATCTTCAAATAAAAACATTTAAAAAAAATGTTCACCTTTCTTAATTAATATTAATTATTATATCTACTTTATATATTTTATTAAATAGACCTAATATATTTTAAACTAAAAATAAAGCTTATACTAAAAATTTCTCGCTTTTTCTTTAATTAGTTCTAAATTAGGATCCAAAATTGTTTTTGGTTCCTTATTTATATAGTCAACTTTAGTGCCACAAACTTTAATGAAATCAACTTTTGCTCCAATAAATTCGAAAGCTCCTTTAAGCATAGCTGATACATCACCAAAAGCGTATCAACCTTCAGGAGCTCCTTGAGTATTGATGATCATTACTTTTAAATGATCCATTAAACCAACTGATCCGCCTTTTTTTGAATATTTGTAACTAAATGTTTTATTAGCAACAAAAACTTTATCAATTCAATTTTTTAAAGTTGCTGGATAGTTAAAATTCGTCATAGGAGCAACTATTACTAATTTATCAACATTTTTAATTTGTTCAATTAAAGGATCTACATTTTCGTTTTTAAAGTATTCGCTAAAATTTTTAGAAGTTAATGTATCGCTAGCTTTTTCTTCTTCATTAAGATCTAATCATTCAATTGAATCAGAAGGATTTAATTTAGCATATTCGGTTTCAAAAGCTTTAGCTATTTGATAAGAAAAACTCGCATCATTGGCGATCGGCGAAGAATTAATAAATAGTATTTTACTCATAATTTGTTTAATTAATATCTCTAAATAATATGTATGTAAGAATATCTAAATTATACGACTATTATAATAATAGTTGCTCAGTTTGCTTTATCGCAATCTACTAATTAATTTATATGTTTATTACTGTGCTTGTTTAATTCCTTTGATTCATCTAATTCAAAATTATCTAAATGTTTATGTAGTCATTCTTGGATAGCATACAATCTACCGATTCTGCAATACGGCGTTCCATTTCTTGATAGACCATGAGAGTTATTTTTAAATAGTAATAATTTCGTATCAACATTATTAGCTAATAAGTTTGTATAAAGACCGTATGCTTGATCAATAGGGCAACGATAGTCATTAAGTGAATGAATAATTAATGTTGGAGTTTTTACATTTTTTATAAATGTTGAAGGACTTTGTTTTTTAACTAGTTCTTCGTTATATTGACCCTTACATATTTGGTCATTTGGAAAGTCTAACGCAATGTCAGAATTATAGAACATTGTTTGCCAGTCATATATACTTCTTTGAGTGATTGCGACTTTAAATTTATTTGTATGCGAAATCATTCAATTAGTCATAAAACCACCATAACTACCACCCATAACAGCTACATTGTTTTTATCAACATTTTTAGAATATTTTTCTTTAAATTCTTCGGTAAATTTAATTAAATCTTCATAATCAACAGTTCCATATTTCGATCTAATATCACTAAACTTTTCACCGTAACCATCAGATCCTCTAGGATTCATAAAAATTACAAATGCATTACAAGATGAAAGCATTCTCATTTCATGTTGGAATGATGTTGAATATGCAGTTTTCGGACCTCCGTGAATTTGTAAAACTACCGGATATTTTTTATTTGTATCAAATTTTTCAGGGTAAATCACATAACCTATATGTTTATAAGAATCGTTTTCAAATTCAAATGTCTCAATAGGTCTAAGTTTTTTGTAACTATTATTTATTTCTTGGTTATGATTAGTTAATCGATTTAATTCATTAGTCTTTGGGTTATAAAAATACAACTCATTAATTTCGTTTCATGTGATGTAATTTAATAAAAATTTTTCATCATTAATTTTCAAAAAACTTAAGATATTACCGGATAAATTCGATATTTTTGATATTTCTTTATTACTTATTTTAAATATTTCTTGTTTATCTTTATATGTCGATATTTTATAAACATCTTTATCGACATGACTAAGTTTTTTAATACCATAAGTATGATCAACATTTACAGAATCTCAAAAAGAAATATCGTATTTACTTTCAATTCTAGTCAATTCGCCTTTATTATCTAAGTTATACCAATCCCCATTTTGATTCATCCCTATTCTAGAATAATCATTAATGCTAACAATTAAACGGTTTTTATCGGTTAAATAAAAATCATAAATAGTCTTTTTATCTTCAATTCTAATTAGATATTTTTTTGCATTATTTAATAGATTAAACCATTTTAGACCACTGTATCGACTATTTATTTGATCCTTATTGTATTCTTGATAAGAATAATAAAGATTTGAATCATTTAGATAAAAATCTGTTACCATTTCATTTTTATCTGATAATTCCACTATCGTTTTATCTTTTAAGTTATATTTAACTAATTTGATTTCTTGGTTATGACAAAAATCACTAGAACCATCAGAGTAAAATGGAATTCTTCTTATGACTTCATATTTATCATTAACATTAGTTCTAATTAGCATTAGATAAGTATCTTTATCAAGAACTTTAATCTTATTAATTTCCGTATTCTCTAATTTCAAGAAATTAATAATCTTGTTTTTCTTGTAATCGTATACAAAAAACTTATCTTTCTTTTGAAGCAATAATTCTTCATCATTAAGTTTATTGACTATTGTATAGTTATCAAGAATTTTGCATCTTTTAGGTTTTTTATCGGTTAAATTAATAACTCATACTTTTTTATCGTATTTATCCTTACTTAAATTAAATTTATTAATTTGATAAAATATTATACTTAACTTATCCAAATATATTTCATTGTTAATAAATTGGTATTTAGATAGATCATTTATTTTTACATTCATGTTGCTGATGAAATAATTTATTAGTTTAATTACTTAATAATTATGTTGAATTTTTTTAATAAGACAATAAAAAGAATTATTTATAGCATTGGTTTAATTTTTATTCTAGTACTTGGAGGAGTGGGTACTGCAGGATATATATTTAAGGAACAGATATCACAATTTTACGAAGGATTTCAAGATCGTAATAATGGTTTATTAAGTCAAGCAAAGGATGTTTTAAATAGAGTAAATGAAATTGTTACCAATCAGGATATTTTAACTATTCCTATGAAAATTAACAATACTGTTGATACAGTTGGCGGTGGTTTAAATAACTTTAAAGGAATAATTGATGAGACTAAACATAATATAGCTAATGTCGATACATCTATCGATGAAATCAGAAATAAACTTAAGAAATACGAAAATGTTTTTACATTAACTAATAGTAGATCTGATTATGACGAAACTATGATGAAATTGAATGAATTTCAAAGAATAGCGAGAAATTTATCTGATACAGTAATTCCTGAATCAAATAAAATATTAAGCAATGTAGAATCAGGTTTTGATGAAGCTAAACGATTGGCTAAAGTTATCGATATTTCTGAATTAGCAGAAGAAGTATCTAAAACCATTACTCCAATAACTAACATCGTTGATAAATTAGTAATTCTGAATAAAGAGGCTACCGCCGAAAAATTTACGCATTATTTAAATCTTGTTTCTCTTAGTTTAATGGGTGTTAGCGGCGGCTTATTAGCTCTAAGTATCTTAAGTTTAATACTAAGATCTATGTTCTATAAATCTATTAAAGGTTATGTAGTTAAACGATCTAGAGCTGTAGATCAACTATCTGACTTCTTTTCAGAAGCTTGCAGAATATACCCTGAACTTAAATCTGAATTAGGTATAGATGAAGAATAGAATAACTATCAACAACTCAAAAACAAAATATGAATTTAAAAAAAATAAAAATCGCATCATCTATATTGTTGTTAATGACTCCACTAATTTTAGGTTCTTGCAATAAACCAAGTAATTCATCTGTTATTGGTAAAAAGAAAGATAATAAGAATCCTAGCGATTCTTCTGAGTCTAAATCAGAAACGAAAAAGGAAACATATAAATTCGAAGCGACAGGTTCATACGGAAAGATTAATCTCAAAAAATTAGAATTAACTCTGCAAAGCAAATTTACTGATGTAAATAATATAAAAAATGCTTTACCCCCTCGATCTGGTCAAATTGTACCATCACCTTTTAATTACCTAGAAGCTTTTAAAGGTAACAAAAATAAATTAACTAATAGTGCATTTTTTGATGATGGTGGTTTTGTTGTTATTCAGCTAACAGAAAATGATCTAAAAAATTTTATAAACAATGTAAAAATAAATGATAAAGACTTATTTCTTTTTAAAGATTCTTTAGGTCTTAATAAAGATGTTTATAACTATAGAGTAGGTCTTAGTGAAAACGATACCAATGATTTAAGATGAGGTATAAGAGGCGTTGAAGTAGATGAAGTTAATAAAAATGTCGCGTTCTATTTAAATATCAGTTATGGTTTTAACTTTATAAGCGGAACACCTCACACAATATGAACACAAAATATTGGTGTATTCACTCTTAAAAACGCTTTTTAATTAGAATATGATTAAAAATAGCCTTTATAGGCTATTTTTCTTTTCTTCATTTTAATCAATAATCATTCATTAGTTTTTCGTTGTAATTATGATCTTGTTGATCATAGTATTTTTTGTTTCGAACTTCTCTAGGTAAATAATCCTGATCTACTCAGTGATTTTTATAATTGTGAGGGTTTTTGTATTTTTGAAAATTATATAAAGGGTTAGAAGTATCAAATGCATTCTTTTTAATATGCCAAGGAACGTCATGAGCTTCACCACCAAATACATCTATTAACGCATTAGATATTGATTCGTAAGCACTACTAGATTTTTCTGATAGAGCCATTTCAATAACGATACTACTTAGTATTTGATTAGCCTCTGGAAAACCTACTTCTTTAGCCGCTTGAGTTGCTATATAAACTCTAGAGCATAATTCTGGATTAGCTAGTCCAATATCTTCGTAAGCACATGCAATTAATCTTCTTGATATTGTTGTTAAATCTTTAGTTGCTATTAATTGCGCAAGATAATAGACAGCGGCATCAGGATCAGATCCTCTTATTGATTTTTGTAAAGCAGATTTTAAATCATGAAATTTATCTCCATAAGAAGATAATGAAAGATTATTATCAATCACATTTTTTAAAATATCATCGGTAATTTCGATATTTTTATAATATGTATTCAATAATTCTATGATGTTAATCCCTTTTCTTAAATCACCACTTACAATATGCGATATCTTATAAAGAATATCATCGTTTATATTGGTTATATTTTTATTTTTAATAATCTTTTTATAACCTTCAAAAAGTTCTGTGCTAGTCGGATTAGTTAATCTAATTGTATGAACTCTGGAACGAATAGCCGGATTGATACTGAAATATGGATTTTCGGTTGTTATACCGAATAAATTAAACAACTTAGCATCCAATCCTTTAATTAATATATCTTGTTTATCTCTATGTAATCGATGAATCTCATCGATAATGATGACACATTTATCAAATTGTCTAGATTTATCGATGAATTCTTTCAATTCTGTTAAGCTATCACTAGCAGAATTGAATTTATAACTTGGTAAATTCATCTCTTCTATTAATAGATTACAAAGTGTAGTTTTACCTATTCCTGGTTCACCAGTTACTAATAAAGAGTATGGTTTCTTAAGTTCAACCATTCTCTTTAATAATCCGTATTCATGAAATAAATGTTTTTGCCCTATTAAATCATCTATTGATTTAGGAGAATAAAACGGTTCTTTATTTTTGTTTGATACAAAAAGCATATAAATTAGAACTCTTTAAATTATATTTATCAGCTAAATATTTACAAGCATCTTTAGGGCGCATATTATATTTAATTAAAAGGTTTAATTCTTCAATAATTGATTCATTTATTTCGCAATGATTTTTATTAATAGATGGTTTGTTGATTAATAAAACAAATTCACCTTTATATTCAATTTTACCGATAATTTCGCTAATTTTTCCGAAATAGAATGTCTCAAATTTTTTAGTTAATTCTCTAGCTACACAAACTTCTAAATCAGGAAAGCTTTCTTCTATTATTTCTAATGTACTTTTGATTCGATGAACTGCTTCATAATAAATTAAAGTAGATTGATATTTTAACCTTTCATTAAGTTCGTTAATAATTTCCTGTTTTTTATAACCGAAAAATCCGCCATAATAAAATCTTGAACTATCAAACCCGCTAGCAGCTAATGCGCATAAAGCGGCATTAGATCCATTAATACATATGATATCGTTATAATTATTATTTCTTAGATAATTAACTAATTTTTGACCAGGGTCGTTAATGCAAGGAAAACCAGCGTCGCTTACAATACCTACATCATTATTTTTTAGATATTCACTAACTTCATCAAATCTAGATGTCTCATTAAACTTGTGATAGCTGATTATTTTTTTATCAGCGAAATTAATATTTAACAGATTAAGTATTTTTTTTAAATTATCCGTGTGCTCAGAAAAAATAATTTGCAAATCATTTAAAACCGATATTGCTCTATTATTAATTTCATTAAGATTCCCTATCGGTAATCCGATTAAATACAATGCCATATCTTAATTTTAATTATTTAAAATTAAATTGATAAAATCAATATGTTGCTTAAAACAAAGCATTAATGAAAAAATATATTGACAATAATTCGCTATCTAATTACAAATTCAATATTAACGGCTTAAGAGCAATAATATTTATTGGAGTTGTTAGCTCCTTAGCTTCAATTGGATTTTTAGTGATTGGCGGCCAACTATCAGTTGGTTTTAAAATTTTTTTGAACCTAATATGATTTCCTTTTATAGGATTAGGATATTGCGTATCAGCTATCGCGTTAGGATTTAATATATATACAGATAAGCATTTAACTTTTAAGCAATATATTTATAAAAATAAACTTTTTTATTTTTATTTTTATATTGCTGCTTTTATAATTATTTTGATATTTGTAATAACTTTAGTAATTTTACAAAATAAGAATGATAAGTTATTAGAACTAGGAATAACTGCTCTTAAAGAAATTGAAAAAGATCAAGTTATAGGATGGGGTACTGATCCTTATAAATGATATGGTTACATTTTCTTGTATACATTATTTCCGACTCAAAACTATAACATTATCGGAACCTCTTTTATTGTATCTTTATTTTGATTTAATTTATTCGGTTTTTTAATCATTAATTTTTTGAATAAGAGTGGTTTTGCTGCTAATACATTATTGATTGTAACCCTTATCTCTTACTGTTTTTTTACGCACATTTCTAGCCTGATAGCCAATGAATTTCCAACTATAGGAATGGATAATCCTTGGTTATCTAAAATACATAGATATAGTTCATTTATTAATACGATCTCTTTATTTTATTTTGGATTGTATATGAGGAAATATATGAGAATTTGAAAGTTTAAATTCTCGGTTTTGATGTTATCTATTTTAACTGCTATTGCTATAGTTGCTCAAACTATTTTAGATTTTAAAACCAATCGAATAAATAAATACAATTTCGCTTTAGCTAGCGGATATGCTTCGCCTTTAATATTTTTATTGTCATGATTATGAATTAATAGCTGTGTAGGATTTAATCTAGAAAGTAAAACAACTAAAAATAAATTTATTAATTCATTTAATAAATTTAGCAAACATATTGGTTTTTGTTACCCTTTATGATTTCAGTTAGCTGGATGAACTTCAAGGTTTATATATGGTTATTTAATATTACATATAATTTTTGGTATCGATGTTGAACCTGCTTGATATCCATTAACATTATTAAGATTCGCAACGAATCAGGACACGAATAATATATTGTTTAGTTTTTTAATTATCTTTAATGTAATAGTTATTCCATTTATGTATTATTTACCAGCTAAATATTTATTAAAAGCATTAAATAAAATTGATACATATATTCAAAATAAAAGAAAGAATAAAATAAGTTTATAAGTATAAAAAAATTACCCTATTTACCAAGGAATCTAAAAATTAGAATCATTGTGTTAATAAGGTAATTTTTTTATTTAATGGTAATAGTATCTTCGAAAACAATTCTACCAGATAAAGTATTAAATACAGGACATGTTTTATGTGCATATTTAATAATTTCTTTGAATTCTTCTAGAGTTTTATTTGATTTAACAATTCAGTGAATTGATAACTTTCTAAGACCGTAGTATTCATCAGCCGGTTCAGGATCTCTTCAAGCTTTAACTTCCATTTCTAATTCTTGAAGTTCTAAACCAAATAATTTAGGACCGTAATAATTGATTACACTAATTTCACATCCACATAAACCGTTAAGAAGCGCTTCTAATGGAGTCATCCCTTTGGTTGTTGTAGCATCCATTAAGATTTCGTGTTTAGAAGTCATTCCTGTAACTGTTTTATCTGAGTTTAATTTTGCTTTTATTTCGTAATTTTTTGTTGCCATAATAAACAAGTATTACATAATAAAAAAATAACAGTGTTAAGAGACACTGTTATATAGATTTTATTTTTAAAAACTATGCTAAAAGATCTAGTTTTCTTAATGTTCTGATCGTTCTAGCTGAAACCTTAACAGATAGCACACCACGATCAGTTTTTACTTTAACTTTTTGCAAGTTTAAGTTTCAACGACGCTTGGTAATGTTTAGGGCGTGAGAACGATTATTTCCCGCTAAAGGACCAAGCCCGGTTAGATCATCTCTACGAGCCATATTTTGTTTTAATTATTTACTATACCTGTATATTTTAACATATTAACAATAACTTTTAAAATATTTTAAAATCTTGTTATGCTTAAAATATTGTCTATTAATCAAATTGATCATAAGATCATTAATAAGATCAAAGCTTTAATCTTTGATAAATTCAATTTAAACAAGAATATTATCCCTTTTTTATTAAAACAAAAAGTTGAGAAACTATTTATTAGTTGAGCTTTAATGAGAGCTACAAAAATTATTATTGATGAGCAATCAAATAGTTATCTTATTTATTCAGATAACTCTGAAAATATTAATAAGAAATACCAACAAGACTATATCGAAACAATGAACACTTTTGAAAATCTAGATAATGACGAAAATAAGGGTTCATTAAAATCGATTATTCAAAGGTTTAAGAACTTGTTATTAAAATACGAAACATTGATTTTAAACGATGAAGTTCAAAATGATATAAGAGGCTTTGATCAGATATTATTATTACTTGCAAATGATAATAAATTCTTGTCCAATGCAAAAGCATTAATAGACAACAACAAAGAACTATTTGGATTTAGCGCATCACACATTAATTATTCAGATTATGAAGATAATGGTATGTACCAAATCATTAAAACTCCTTTTGTTGTAAATAATATACAAATAAAAGATTTCAACACAAAGGATGTTGAAATCTTCTTATATTCTTCTAAACAAGCTATTGATTAATTTTTAGCTAATACTTGATAATTCTCTTTCTAATGTTTCTCTAGAACTATCTGAATCTTCGTTGTTTTTATTCAAACTTTCAGTTCCATCCGGATTAGATAAATCAATCATATCCAAATCATTAGGATCTTTAGGTTGAGATTTATCTTCTTTGATAGTTTCATCTGTACCTGAAATACCATTCCCTAAATCTATACTTTTAAGTTCGTATTTCAATAAAACGCCATCTAAACGTGATAATCTATCAAATTTAGAAAACCCTTCTTTTTCATAAGTGCAGTCACCAGAATGGGCTAGAATTGCGTGTTTGATTCATTCAAATTCTTTAAAGTTAGGTTTTCTATCCTTGTTAGCAAAACGATAAACATTTCAATTAATATCAGGTCTGCCATCAGCTCCTGTGCCGTTACTTGGAGAAAAATCATAACTTAAAAGCATGAAATGCTGATCGTCTAATAAGAAATAGTAAGTTAAGAATGAATCAGTAACTTCAAGAGGAATTCTTGCATCTTCTATGTATTTTTCGTTAGCAAAATTAAGATCGTTTTTAAGATCACTTTCACTGTCTACAAATTCTTTTTTTCTTTCATAGAAATCATCTGATAATTTTACACCTTTACAGCGACTAGCTTTATCAAATATTTCTGTATCTACTTTGGTATAACCTCAAGTTAATGTTTTTAAATTAGATAAGAAATAATATCATTTTTCCCGCATTTTAGACAAAATTATTTCTCGATTAGCATGGAAAAATTTTAAGTTATTTTTAAATTCTTCTAATCATTCCTTAGAGGGTTCTTGTCGTTTTTTTCAGTCACTGATAAAAATGTCGT
Proteins encoded in this region:
- the rpsB gene encoding 30S ribosomal protein S2; translated protein: MFLFEDINVESAQAVKAEESPAQSTVQNKEEQVPANSTEKVLVTHTKLLDVGAFNGVAKRKWNPKMKPYIIPRNMSQFSAQFDLINSDILNQRLHDAFNYLTEAAKAKKNILFVGTKSKGVQELIQSIAERTNTYYINQRWLGGTLTNFKTIGNSINQLKKLIHTRDNDLTKYTKKEQIMIMKKLAKLEKFFGGIKDMQGLPHVIVIDDPVKEKNAVTEARKLKIPVIALCNTNSDPNIITLPIPANNYNIRSVTLLLNLLGDAVAIANGNAPKFAYKPDEEIDIPQLVKKETRTVVNRDRTGFNKKQVKTEEAKPTEEKTAE
- a CDS encoding FMN-dependent NADH-azoreductase translates to MSKILFINSSPIANDASFSYQIAKAFETEYAKLNPSDSIEWLDLNEEEKASDTLTSKNFSEYFKNENVDPLIEQIKNVDKLVIVAPMTNFNYPATLKNWIDKVFVANKTFSYKYSKKGGSVGLMDHLKVMIINTQGAPEGWYAFGDVSAMLKGAFEFIGAKVDFIKVCGTKVDYINKEPKTILDPNLELIKEKARNF
- a CDS encoding alpha/beta hydrolase family protein, coding for MNVKINDLSKYQFINNEIYLDKLSIIFYQINKFNLSKDKYDKKVWVINLTDKKPKRCKILDNYTIVNKLNDEELLLQKKDKFFVYDYKKNKIINFLKLENTEINKIKVLDKDTYLMLIRTNVNDKYEVIRRIPFYSDGSSDFCHNQEIKLVKYNLKDKTIVELSDKNEMVTDFYLNDSNLYYSYQEYNKDQINSRYSGLKWFNLLNNAKKYLIRIEDKKTIYDFYLTDKNRLIVSINDYSRIGMNQNGDWYNLDNKGELTRIESKYDISFWDSVNVDHTYGIKKLSHVDKDVYKISTYKDKQEIFKISNKEISKISNLSGNILSFLKINDEKFLLNYITWNEINELYFYNPKTNELNRLTNHNQEINNSYKKLRPIETFEFENDSYKHIGYVIYPEKFDTNKKYPVVLQIHGGPKTAYSTSFQHEMRMLSSCNAFVIFMNPRGSDGYGEKFSDIRSKYGTVDYEDLIKFTEEFKEKYSKNVDKNNVAVMGGSYGGFMTNWMISHTNKFKVAITQRSIYDWQTMFYNSDIALDFPNDQICKGQYNEELVKKQSPSTFIKNVKTPTLIIHSLNDYRCPIDQAYGLYTNLLANNVDTKLLLFKNNSHGLSRNGTPYCRIGRLYAIQEWLHKHLDNFELDESKELNKHSNKHIN
- a CDS encoding MG_279/MG_280 family protein, giving the protein MLNFFNKTIKRIIYSIGLIFILVLGGVGTAGYIFKEQISQFYEGFQDRNNGLLSQAKDVLNRVNEIVTNQDILTIPMKINNTVDTVGGGLNNFKGIIDETKHNIANVDTSIDEIRNKLKKYENVFTLTNSRSDYDETMMKLNEFQRIARNLSDTVIPESNKILSNVESGFDEAKRLAKVIDISELAEEVSKTITPITNIVDKLVILNKEATAEKFTHYLNLVSLSLMGVSGGLLALSILSLILRSMFYKSIKGYVVKRSRAVDQLSDFFSEACRIYPELKSELGIDEE
- a CDS encoding AAA family ATPase, which encodes MLFVSNKNKEPFYSPKSIDDLIGQKHLFHEYGLLKRMVELKKPYSLLVTGEPGIGKTTLCNLLIEEMNLPSYKFNSASDSLTELKEFIDKSRQFDKCVIIIDEIHRLHRDKQDILIKGLDAKLFNLFGITTENPYFSINPAIRSRVHTIRLTNPTSTELFEGYKKIIKNKNITNINDDILYKISHIVSGDLRKGINIIELLNTYYKNIEITDDILKNVIDNNLSLSSYGDKFHDLKSALQKSIRGSDPDAAVYYLAQLIATKDLTTISRRLIACAYEDIGLANPELCSRVYIATQAAKEVGFPEANQILSSIVIEMALSEKSSSAYESISNALIDVFGGEAHDVPWHIKKNAFDTSNPLYNFQKYKNPHNYKNHWVDQDYLPREVRNKKYYDQQDHNYNEKLMNDYWLKWRKEK
- the rsmI gene encoding 16S rRNA (cytidine(1402)-2'-O)-methyltransferase — translated: MALYLIGLPIGNLNEINNRAISVLNDLQIIFSEHTDNLKKILNLLNINFADKKIISYHKFNETSRFDEVSEYLKNNDVGIVSDAGFPCINDPGQKLVNYLRNNNYNDIICINGSNAALCALAASGFDSSRFYYGGFFGYKKQEIINELNERLKYQSTLIYYEAVHRIKSTLEIIEESFPDLEVCVARELTKKFETFYFGKISEIIGKIEYKGEFVLLINKPSINKNHCEINESIIEELNLLIKYNMRPKDACKYLADKYNLKSSNLYAFCIKQK
- a CDS encoding OsmC family protein; the encoded protein is MATKNYEIKAKLNSDKTVTGMTSKHEILMDATTTKGMTPLEALLNGLCGCEISVINYYGPKLFGLELQELEMEVKAWRDPEPADEYYGLRKLSIHWIVKSNKTLEEFKEIIKYAHKTCPVFNTLSGRIVFEDTITIK
- the rpmB gene encoding 50S ribosomal protein L28, coding for MARRDDLTGLGPLAGNNRSHALNITKRRWNLNLQKVKVKTDRGVLSVKVSARTIRTLRKLDLLA